Genomic window (Fibrobacter sp. UWP2):
GGCCTTGCGCAATGCAGCCGATTCTTCGGGCGCAACCCGAAAATCAAGAGCACCGCGTTTTACGACACCGCAGGCAGTGCCGAAGAGGTTGCGAAGCGCGGAGATAAAACGGTGGGCGCCATCGCGAGCGCCTACGCCGGCAAGTTCTATGGCCTGGATATCTTGGCCGAAGGTATAGAGAACTTGCCGGGGGTGAACTTCACCCGGTTTTACGCCATCCAGAAGACGGCGAACCCGCTTCCGGAAGAAGGCACAATCAAGACGACGCTTCTCTTTATGCTGAGCGATTCCGGCAAGTCCGGCGCCCTACATGCCGCCCTCGGGTGCTTTGCCAAGCGCGACCTGAACCTCACGCGCATCGAGAGTCGTCCGCATCCCGACCGCCCGTGGGAATACATATTCCACCTCTCCTTCGAAGGAAGCCCGAAGGACCCTGCCGTCATCGAGGCGCTCAAGGAACTGCAAAGCTACTGCGACTTCGTGTACCGCCTCGGGAGTTTCCGCGAAGGCACGACGGAGAAACTGAGCTATTAAAAAAGGATGGACACCATGGCATACGAACGCACCGACAGAAAATTCGACGAATACCGCCCCCTGAAAATGACTACCGGCTTTATTAGTAGTGCCGATGGATCCGTGCTCATCGAGATGGGGCGCACCCGCGTGATTTGCAATGCGACCCTCCTCCCGAAGGTTCCCGACTGGCTTGCAGGCCGCGGCACCGGATGGATTACCGCCGAATACAGCCTGCTCCCACAGAGCACGGGCAAGCGCGTGGAACGCGAACGCAAGGGCGCGAGTGGCCGCACGCAAGAGATCCAGCGCCTGGTGGGCCGCTCGCTTCGCGGCGCAGCCAACCTGGCTGCACTCGGCGAGAACGCCATCGTGGTTGACTGCGACGTGATCGAAGCCGACGGTGGCACCCGTACCGCAAGTATCATCGGCGGCTTCGTGGCCCTTGCTATAGCCCTCAAAAAAATCAAGGAACGCCTGGGCATCACCGAACAAATTCTGCAACACGGCATCACCGCTATTTCCGTGGGCGTCGTCAACGGCAAGCCGCTCTGCGACCTCTGCTACGTAGAAGACTCCGCCGCCGATGTCGACATGAACGTGGTGATGCAAGACGCCAAGAACTTCATCGAAGTGCAGGGCACTGGCGAACACGCCAGTTTTGACCGCAACATGCTCAACACGCTCCTCGACCTCGGCGAAAACGCCTGCAAAGACATCTACAAAAAACAGATGGAGCTCATCGGCGGAGAACTGCCCTAAGCCATGCGCAAGGCATCTGTACCCATACTGCTCGCCATCGCGCTAGGCATCGCATCGGCTTTCGCAGCCGACGCGCCCTCCCCATGGAGGTTCGAGGGCGGCGTATCCGTAGGGAATCCGACGCCGCTCGCTCTGGTGGCCGGGTTCGGGTACAAGAATGTCATCTTCCGTGCCGAAGGACTCGGCGCCCACAACGGTCCCAACGACTTTTGGTGCGGCTACCGCGGCTCACTCGCATGGACTTTTTTCAGGAATCTCCCGTTTAAGCTGGACGTGGGCGTGGGCGGCGGTTATGAATTCGCCGAAGCGCCCAACAAGCTGCACCAGGCATTCAACGACGCCAACGGCGAGATGTACCTCTACCCGTACAACTACACCGAGACGCTCGACATATCTGCCGAAATTTGGGCGCACCTGTACGGATTCTTTACGCAGGTCGCCTACCCCATCCACTACTTCAAAAAGCACGACGAGCCCGAGTACATCATTTGGCGCGTGGGCTACATGATAGAAATCTAGTTCAAAAAAAACTCGCCCACAAACGTGAGCGAGTTTTTAATTTCGGTCAAGAACCCAATTACTTGTTCTTGAGGCTTGGAACGCCACCGAAGTCCACGTTCGTCTTCTTGCCGAGCAAGAGGGCACGGGTCTTGAGCGGGAGGCCGTAGCAGCGGATGAAGCCCGTGGCGTCCTTCTGGTCGTACATGTCCACATCGGTGAATCCGCCGAGGCCCATGTCGTAGAGGCTGTAGGGGCTCTTGATGCCGGCCGGGATGATGTTACCCTTGTAGAGTTTGAGGGTCACGTCACCGGTAACGACCTTGTTCACTTCGGCGAAGAAGGCGTCCATAGCCTGGCGGAGCGGGGTGAACCACTGGCCATTGTACACGAGGTTCGCATACGTCATAGACATCTTCTGGGATTCGAACAAAGTTTCCTTGTCGAGCACGAGCTGCTGCAGGCATTCGTGAGCCTTGTACAGGAGCGTGCCACCCGGAGTTTCGTACACGCCGCGGCTCTTGAGGCCAACGAGGCGGTTTTCAACGATGTCCAAGAGACCGCAAGCATTCTTGCCGCCAATCTTGTTCAGGTATTCAAGGAGTTCGACAGCGCCCATCTTCTTGCCGTCGATAGCCACCGGATTACCCTTATCGAAAGTAATCGTCACATGGTCGGCCTTGTTCGGAGCCTTCTCGTACGTGTTGGTGTGCTTGAGGAACTCGTACTTGTGTTCCTGTTCCGGGAATTCCAAAACGCCACCTTCGTGAGAGAGGTGCCACAGGTTACCATCTTCGGAGTAAATCTTCTTCTTGCTGATGCCGTTGAGCGGAATCTTGTGGGCGGCAGCGTAGTCGATAGCATCTTCGCGGCTATGGAATGTCCAGCGCGGGTCCTTCCACGGAGCGATGACTTCGAGCTTCGGGTTCATGGCAGCGTAGGTCAATTCAAAACGGACCTGGTCATTACCCTTACCGGTAGCACCGTGAGCCACAGCGTAGGCGCCTTCCTTCTCGGCGATCTTCACCTGGTACTTGGCAATGAGCGGACGGGCAAAGGACGTACCGAGGAGGTACGTACCTTCGTACTTGGCACCGGCGCGAACGGTCGGCCAAACGTATTCTTCGAGGAATTCCTTCTTGAGGTCGAGAACGTAGCACTTGCTGGCACCCGTCTTGAGGGCTTTCTCTTCAAGGGCCTTCGCGTTCGGGAAGTCGTTTTGGCCGAGGTCGGCGGCAAAGGCGATCACTTCGACGTCGTAGGTTTCCTTGAGCCAAGGAATGATGATAGAGGTATCGAGTCCACCGCTATAGGCGAGGACAACCTTCTTCTTGGATTCTTTTTTAGCCATTTTTTAGTTTCCTTTAAGAAAATTTTAGACGCTACAAAGATAGGAATTATATGCCGATTTGCAATCCCAAGTAGGCTGAATTTGCCCAATCGGAGACCCCGCGGTTGAAGTAACGCTGAAAGCCGACTTCAACAGAAATCCAGGCAGAGAACAGGTTGTTCTGCGCCCAGGACCACGCGTCCCCCAGGTTAAAAGCGACCCCCGGCGAAAGGGTCAAAAGCTGGGCCGCCGAAAAATTGTACTCGTAAAGAGCGCTTCCGGTCAACCCGAAAAACTTGGAAAACCTCCAACCAAGCCCCATTTCTGCGCCCACCGAGAACCCGTCCAACGAGAACATCTTTTCGCAATCGTCAATTTTACGGGTCGAATCCACTTCGACTTCGGCCCCAGGCAGCCACCAGCGGTTTTCACGGTGGTCCCACTCGTCACGAATTTCCTCGATATCGGTATTTTCTAGCCCGAAAACTGGAGCCAAGAACAAATCAAACGAGTTGAATGGGAAATGGAAACGGACATTGCCGCGGTAACGCTGATAAAGGACGTTCGTTTCTCCATCCAGGTCACCTCCAAAAAAACGCACGTCAACCCCAGCACTGAGCCAATCCGTATAAAAATACTCAAGCTGATCCTGCCAAATGCCAAGGCAGTCGCAGTCCTCTGTTGGGTTGAAAATGCCGGCGCCAATGCCCACACCCAGCCCCACTCCCGTATAGGCGGACTGGTGCGGCAGCGGAATGTTGCCCACCTGTTTTGCAGGCGAAGGCGTTTCGGCGGCAAGCACCGAAATCGCAAGGCAACATATCCATAGCAAAATCCTTTTCACATCCATAATATAAATAACTAGTTTTGGGTCATGCTACTCCGCACGCCCGATTTCTACCACAAATTTCACTGCGTCGCCGACAAATGCACCGACTGCTGCTGCATTGGGTGGGAAATCGGTATCGACCCGAGCACCATGGAAAAATACCGCCGCGTGCCGGGCGCGTTTGGCGAGGAACTGCGGGCAAAAACCTGCAACAACCAGTTCACCTTAGAGGCGAAAAACCGCTGCCCGTTTTTGAATGCCGACGGACTCTGTAGGGTCATCTCGAACCTCGGCGAAAGCTACCTCGGCGACACGTGCCGCGAGCACCCGCGTTTTGTGGAAGTCTACGGCGATGTAATGGAAAAAGGAATCGGGCTCTGCTGCGAAGAAGGCGTCCGGCTGCTGTTGGATTGCAGCGGTGACGCGTCAACATTCAACCTTGTCGAAAGTGAAGTGAACGAACCCGAGGACGACATCCCCGACGACGCCCGCGAGGCGCGTGATATGATTTTTGCCGAGCGTCAAGAGATGTTCCGCATTCTGGAGCAACGCGAAATCCCCTTGAACCAGCGACTGCAAATGCTCTTAGAACTGGTTTGCGGAGGAGAAGATTGCGACCCCAACACCGCGCCGAGCCTCGAAACCATTCATAAACAGTGGATCAAAGTTCTGGGCAAAGGCGAAAGCTACGGCCTCGAATGGGACGAGGCCTACAAACGCATCACCCGTCAGGGTTGGGGAGCCCGTAGTCAAGACCCGGGGGCGGCCCTGTTCAGCGACGATGACGGCGCCCGGATTGTCGCTTACATGCTCTTCCGCTATTACGCCAAGTCGCTGTTCGACGGCGACAGTCTTGGCAAGGTCCAGTTCGCCATTTTCTTTTGGATGGTGCTGAAGAAATTTGAAATTGCGCGAACCCGCATTGACGCCGTCAAGCTCCTGTCCAAGCAAATCGAATACTCCGACGAGGTCATGGACCTCCTCGCGGGGAATTTCGCCAACAACGACGCCTTCAGCGTTCCAGCGTTCCTTGAAATTTTGAGCGAGTAAGTACTGAGCGTGCGGTGTCAATACGTTCCGAGAAGGCTCCTAACCTTCTCCATCATCGCCTTAGACTTCACGCGTGCCTTCTCCTTGCCGTACGCGAGAATCTTGTCGATTTCTTCGGTGTGGGAGAGCAGGTAGAAGTACTTTTCGCGAGCGGCACCCAGGTGTTCTTCGAGAACGTTCTGGAGTTCCTGCTTGGCGTGGCCCCAGCCCATGCCACCGGCGCGGTAGCGGGCAGCGAGCGCCTCGGTCTGTTCCGGCGTGGCAAAGAGCTTGTACAGCTTGAACACGTTGCAAGAATCCGGATCCTTCGGTTCCTCGATGCCCTGGGAGTTCGTGACGATCTTGCCAATCTTCTTCTTGAGGGCCTTGCTCTCGAGGAAGATGTCGATGACGTTGTCGTAGGACTTGCTCATCTTGCGGCCATCGAGACCGGGGATGATACCGGTGGTTTCCTGGAACACCGGTTCCGGAATGGTAAACACATCTTCGCCAAAGTGCTTGTTGAACTTGATGGCGATGTCGCGCGCGAATTCCACGTGCTGTTTCTGGTCCTTGCCCACGGGCACGATGTCGGCGCTGAACATGAGGATGTCGGCGTCCATCAGGCATGGGTAGCAGTAGAGGCCCATGTTCACGTTGGCATCCGGATCTTCGCCGGCGGCTTCGTTCTTCGCGACCTTGTCCTTGTAGGCGTGGGCGCGGTTCATGAATCCCTTCGGCGTAAAGCAGCTGAGTGCCCAGCTGAGTTCGAAGATTTCGGGAATGTCGCTCTGCTTGTAGAACAGGCCCTCTTCGGGGTTCAAACCGAGAGCAAGCCAAGTCGCCGCAATCTTGTAGATGTTCGCACGCATCTCGGCACCGTTCTGCACAGTGGTGAGGGCGTGGTAGTCAGCGATAAAGTAGACCGTATCGTAGGTCTTGGAAAGTTCAAGAGCGGGGCGGATGGCGCCCAGGTAGTTGCCTAAATGCGGCGTGCCGGTGGGCTTGATGCCCGTAAGGGAAATCTTTTTCATGGGCGCAAATATAGAATCTTTTTAGTGACATTTTAACGTAAAAGCCCCGCAAGTGGACGCCTGCGGGACTGTGAGGTGTATTTTGGAAATTTATTGCAGAAAACCGGTTCCTAGGCTCCGGCGCGCAGCTGCTTGGCCGCGGCAACCAGGTTCCTGAGGCTTGCGGTGGTTTCCGTTTCGCCACGGGTCTTGAGGCCGCAATCAGGGTTCACCCACACGTTTTCCTGCGGGACCTTGTCTATAATCTTGCGGATCGTATTCACGATTTCATCCACGGAGGGCACGCGCGGCGAGTGGATGTCATACACGCCTGGGCCAACCTGCGTCTCAAAACGAGCATCGTTGAGCGCATCGAGCAGCTTGAGGTCGGAACGGCTCGCCTCAAAAGTGATCACATCGGCATCCATGGAGTCGATGTCGCGGACAATGTCATTGAACTCGCTGTAGCACATGTGCGTGTGGATCTGCGTTTCGGGCTTGACCTTCGCGTGCACCAGGCGGAACGCGGGAATAGCCCAGTCGAGGTATTCCTTGTGCCAGTCAGTCTTGCGCAGCGGCAGCTTCTCGCGGAGGGCGGCCTCGTCAATCTGGATAATCTTGATGCCGTTCTTCTCGAGGTCCAAGACTTCGTCACGGATGGCAAGGCCAATCTGCTGGGCCTGCGTCTTGAGCGAGATATCTTCGCGCGGGAAGGACCAGTTGAGGATTGTCACCGGGCCGGTGAGCATGCCCTTCACGGGTTTGCTCGTCTGCTGCTGAGCAAACACGGACCATTCGACAGTGATGGGCTTGCTGCGGTGGATATCGCCCCACACTACGGGCGGCTTGACGCAGCGCGTGCCGTAACTCTGCACCCAGGCGTTCTGCGTGAAGATGAACCCATCAATCTGCGTACCGAAATATTCCACCATGTCGTTGCGTTCGAATTCGCCATGCACAATCACGTCGAGGCCGATGCTTTCCTGGAGGGCAATGCACTCCGCGATTTTCTTCTGGTTGAATGCCACGTACTGCTCGCGGGTGATTTCGCCCTTCTTGAAGGCGGCGCGGTTCGCACGGACTTCGGCCGTCTGCGGGAACGACCCGATAGTCGTCGTGGGGTAAGCCGGGAGGTTGAATTCGGCGACCTGGATGTTGCGGCGTTCAGCACGGGACGGGCTACGCGCGAAGTCGGCATCGGAAAGGGAGGCAAGCGCGGACTGCACTGCGGCATTCTCGCTCACGCGGGCCGTAGCAAATAGGGTCTTGTTCTTTTCGAGAGCGGAAGCGTCGCCGCCAGCAATCTCGGCAAGTTCCACGATCTTTTCCTCGGCGAAGGCGAAATGTTTCAGGGTTTCCGCAGGGAGCTTCTGTTCAGCAGCGACCGTGTAGGGCACGTGCAGTAGCGAACACGAAGTACCCACGACCACGCGGGACGCATCGACCACCTTCCCGATTTCGGCGAGGATAGCGTTCTTCTGCGCGTAATTGGCGCGCCAGATGTTCTTGCCGTTCACGACGCCCGCAAAGAGAATCGCGTTCTTCGGGAAACCGCCCTTGACAAGTTCGAGCGACTTGAGGCCTTCCACAAAGTCGAGACCGATGCCATCGAAACCGAGCGATGCGACATCCTCGTAGACATCGCGGATATCACCGAAGTATGTCTGCAGGAGAATCTTCGCCGACGTCTTCGCATGCACCTGTTCCAACAGGAATGCGTAGATGGACTTGAATAGCCGCTTTTCCTCTTCACTCACGTCGAAGACGAGGGCGGGTTCGGCAAGCGCAATCCATTCCGCACCCGCAGCCGAAAGCCGTTCCACCAAATCCAGGTAGGCATTCGCAGCCGACGCCGCGAAGTGGGCGGCATTCTTCTTGCCGTTGTAGCGGGCCAGGCGCAAGAAGGTATAGGGACCAACGAGGCTAGGAACTGTATGAACCCCGGCAGCCTTCGCCTCGTTGTATTCCCGGAGGGGTTTCACGTTGTCTGCAACAGCAAGCTCGGTTGAATCGTCCAATTCGGGAACAATATAGTGATAGTTCGTATTGAACCATTTCTTCATCGGGAGGGCCTTGACGTCGCCCTTTGCTCCCTGATAGCCGTGCGCAGCGGCAAAATAGGTCTCGAGTTTAGAAAGCCCGAGTTCCTTGTAACGCGCAGGGACGGCCCCGAGCAGGAACACCGTATCGAGAACGTTATCGTAGAAGGAGAAATCGTTGGACGGAATGAAGTCGATGCCGGCCGCCTTTTGCTTCTGCCAACCGTACTGACGGATTTCTGCGGCGGTCTTCTGGAGATCTGCTTTGGAAATTTCGCCCTTAAAGAACTTTTCACTTGCAAACTTGAGTTCGCGGGCCTTACCGATGCGCGGGAACCCAATTACCGATGTCTTTTTCGTTGTCATGTTGTATAACCTACCTTTTTTTACATGTTTTTCGTTTGTCGGCAAATATACCTCAAAAAACATCATCGGTAAAATACTATTTTTTGTGCATTCACCATAGGTAAAATCTATGGCAAATAACCAGTAATAAAAAAATGCTATGACATTACAACAACTTAAATACGCAGTAGCGGTCGCCGACACGCAGAACATCACCGAAGCATCCAAGCGAGTTTTCATCTCGCAGCCGAGCCTGACGGCATCCATCCACGAACTCGAAGAAGAAATGGGTGTCACCATATTCAACAGGAGCAACAAGGGTGTTACGATTACGAACGAAGGCGACGAATTCCTCTCGTACGCGCGCCAGGTGCTGGAACAGGCTTCCCTCCTTGAAGATCGTTACAAGAATGGCGAAAACGGGAACACGATTTTTTCCGTCAGTTGCCAGCACTACTCCTTCGCGGTGAACGCCTTCGTCGATGTCATTCGCAAGTTCGGCGGCGAAAGCTACGACTTCACGCTCCGCGAAACGCAGACAAACGAAATCATCGACGACGTGACAAAGATGAAGAGCGAAATCGGGGTTCTCTACTTAAGCGGCAAGAACGAAAAGGTCATCTGCAAGATGATGCAAAAAAATAACCTGCTGTTCGAGCCCCTGTTCACGACCCCGCTGCATGTTTTCATGTCGTCCCGAAACCCGCTTGCGCAAAAAGACAGGATTACCCTTGCCGACCTGAAACCGTATCCCTACCTCACCTACGAACAGGGAAACTTCAACTCGTTCTATTTCGCCGAAGAACCGCTCACCGCCATCGACTTCGACTGCCCGCGAAATATCAAGGTCCGCGACCGCGCAACGCTATTCAACCTGCTCATCGGCCTCGACGGATACACCATCTGTTCGGGCGTCATCAGCCACAAGCTCAACGGCCGAAACATCATCGCAAAGCCCCTCGCCGTATTCGACAAGATGACCATCGGGATAGTCACTCGCAAGGGAGTTTCGCAATCGCGATATGCAAGGGAATACATCGCCGCGCTCAAGCGGCACTGCGGGTAACACCACATATTCCGTTATTGAGCCTCGTTTCATTCTGGAGATTCTTCTTTTTTCTCAATTTAATTACATTTTGACCATAATGATGCAGAACGAAAAATACATCCTGGTCGACAGCGAAGAAAGTCTCGCGAACCTTATCGCAGACCTCGAGCTCTATGATATGGCGGCCGTCGATACTGAGGCCGACTCGATGTACCATTACACAGCCCGTCTCTGCCTCATCCAGATTACCATCGGGGAGCATCACTACATTGTGGACCCGCTTTGCGGGCTCGACCTGGCTCCACTTTTTTTGGCAAAAGCCATGCAGACGCTCATTTTCCATGGCGCCGACTACGATTTACGCCTCCTGTGGCAGACCTACCAGTTTTCCCCGGCACATATATTCGATACCATGCTCGCCGCCAAGCTGCTGAACGAACCGCACCTTGGGCTTGCCGACCTGGTCCGCAAATACTTTGGGGACGAGCTCAAAAAAGAAAACCAGCGCGCCGACTGGACAACCCGCCCCCTGCCCCTCGAGATGTGCGAATACGCCATCCACGACACCTTCTACCTGCATGAGCTCTGCGCCATCCTGGTCGAGAAGTTGCAGGCAGCCGGCCGCATGGACTGGCTCACCGAGCAATGCAGCGCGCTCATCGAGCACGCCAAGCACCCGGCGCCGCCCAAAAAGGACCCCTGGCGCATTCCGGGAAGCAGCATCTACAGCCCGTGCGCCCTGAACATTTTGAAGCACCTTTGGGAATGGCGCGAAAAGCAGGCCGAGGAGCTCGACCGTCCTCCATACAAGGTGATGCCCGCCGAACTGATGCTCGCCATCGCCCGTGCGCAGCAAGCGCACTTCCCCGAAGTGGACGAAAAGTTTTTGCCCAAGCTGCCCCGCAACTTCAAGGGCGAACGTTTGGATTCGTTCCTCAACATGATGCGGGACGCGGTCACCACCCCCGAGACGGACTGGCCTGCCAAGCTGCCGAAGGCTCCGCCGCCCCCGGTAGTGCCCCACTCAGACCTGCTAATAGCCCTCAAACTTTGGCGTGACGAAAAGGCCGAACAAATCGGGCTGGACGCCTCGATGCTTGCCAACAAGGCGCAGCTCATTTGGCTTGCCGCCCCCGGCGACATGCCGTGGGAAACCCGCTACAACGAAGCCCGCCTCATGAACTGGCAACGCCGGATATGGAACGAGATTCTACAAGAAAAGCTCCCCTCGGCAAAACGCATTGGTGAGGACTAGCCTATGGATGTAATTACCGCCATAGCTGTATTTGTTCTCGTCACGATTGTCTTTGGCAGCAGCCAGATTGTGGACCTCATCCTCAAAAAGCGCCGCGAAAAAAAAGGCGAAGACATTATCCAGGAACCGTGGCAGCAAATCCACGACATCCCCGGCTACCGCGATTCGCGGAACATCGCCGCCTTTTACCCGGTCAAGGGAGAGCCGAACCTGATGCCCGTGGTCGAGGAACTCGCCATGGAAGGGCGCCTGCTTTTGCCGCGCTGCGAAGGGGACGGCATCATGAATTTTTACAAAATCCAAAACCTCAAAAAGGATTTGGTCAAAGGGCACTTCGGTATTATGGAGCCGCGCGAAGGGCTCGAAAAATTCGAGGGCGAAATCCCCGTGTTCCTCGTGCCCGGGACCAAGTTCACATGGGACGGGTGCAGGCAGGGCCACGGCAAGGGTTACTACGACCGCTTCCTTGCCAAGTTCCCCAAGGCCTACAAGGCGGGGATCGCCACGCCCGCACAAATTTCAAAAGAGCCCCTAGAGCAAAAGGAGACCGACATTAAAATGGATGTGGTCATCGCTTGCCGGGAAAAGGGTTAGTTCAAAAAGGAATCAAGAATGGCTTTTTACAATGACGACAATCGTCGCGATTTCAAAGAAGATCGCAAACGCTCTTTTGGCAGGGACGACCGCCAGCGCAGTTTCGGGGACCGCCCGCGGAACTTTGCCGGGGGCAACCCCCACCCGCGCCATTTTGGAGACCGTCCGCGCCCCGAGCACATCGTGACCGCCATGGGCGACGCTGATGCCGCACCGCAGGTCGCTGTCGGCGGACTCAAGGAAGTCGAGGAACTGCTTACCAAAAACCCTCTCCAAGTGCATCGCGTGCTCTTTATGCACCAGTCCGGCAACCCCAAGCTGTACGAACTGCAAAAGCTCGCCAAGCGCGCCCACGTTCACGTGCAACAAGTGGATTCCAAAATTTTGGACAGTTACGCCCGCCCGAACCACGGCGTGGTCGCCCTAATGAACGAAAAGCAGCTCCTCAACTGGATGGACGTCCGCGAAGAATTTTTCAAAGCCCGCGATACCGGCGAAAAAAAGTTGGTCGCCGTGGCCACGAACATCGAGGACCCGCGAAACCTGGGCGCCTGCATCAGAAGTTCGCTCGCCCTGGGCGTAAGCATTTTGCTGTTGCCCGCTAAGGGCATGTGCGGCATTACGCCAAGCGTCGCCCGCACCTCGGCAGGAGCTCTCGAGAAACTCCGCATTTGCAGACCCGACAACCTCGAAGCCGCCATCGGCGAACTCAAGATGGCCGGCTACCAAGTGCTCGGCCTTGACGCCGACACCGAGACGAACCTCGCCGACTTCCAGTTCGCCGACCACGTGGTCCTAGCAGTCGGCGGCGAAGACGTCGGTCTCCCGCCGTTCATCAAAAAACAGTGCGAAGCCATCCTCCGCATCCCCATGATGCCCGAGGCCCACTCCTACAACGCCTCCGTAGCTCTCTCCCTTGGACTCTACGAATACGCGAGGCTCCGCATCAAGTAAAATCTTGAATTCATAAACCTCTAACGGAAGGCTCTTTATGGAAAACGCAAGAAAAACAATCAACCTGTTCCTCAAGTGCAAACTCACCGGAAACGAACTCAAAAGTGAGTTGTTCAAGGCAGGCGAAGCCGCTCAACAAGAAGGCTGGACCTTCATGGACGCCTCGTTCCAGCTGGGTGGCGTCGCACGAGACAACGGCCTTTCGCCAGACGAAGTCGAACAGATTCTCCGTCGTGCGTTTTCCTCCGAAAAGCGT
Coding sequences:
- a CDS encoding 5-formyltetrahydrofolate cyclo-ligase, yielding MDVITAIAVFVLVTIVFGSSQIVDLILKKRREKKGEDIIQEPWQQIHDIPGYRDSRNIAAFYPVKGEPNLMPVVEELAMEGRLLLPRCEGDGIMNFYKIQNLKKDLVKGHFGIMEPREGLEKFEGEIPVFLVPGTKFTWDGCRQGHGKGYYDRFLAKFPKAYKAGIATPAQISKEPLEQKETDIKMDVVIACREKG
- a CDS encoding RNA methyltransferase, with the protein product MAFYNDDNRRDFKEDRKRSFGRDDRQRSFGDRPRNFAGGNPHPRHFGDRPRPEHIVTAMGDADAAPQVAVGGLKEVEELLTKNPLQVHRVLFMHQSGNPKLYELQKLAKRAHVHVQQVDSKILDSYARPNHGVVALMNEKQLLNWMDVREEFFKARDTGEKKLVAVATNIEDPRNLGACIRSSLALGVSILLLPAKGMCGITPSVARTSAGALEKLRICRPDNLEAAIGELKMAGYQVLGLDADTETNLADFQFADHVVLAVGGEDVGLPPFIKKQCEAILRIPMMPEAHSYNASVALSLGLYEYARLRIK